The proteins below are encoded in one region of Malaclemys terrapin pileata isolate rMalTer1 chromosome 8, rMalTer1.hap1, whole genome shotgun sequence:
- the LOC128842532 gene encoding zinc finger protein 551-like — protein MMMDSPAECGQGRAEFGRVFAGFVPTELAAVAEISKLAPVLRDRKPMAAAGATTLICGDCGKSFARKSDFKVHQRIHTGERPYKCSYCSKGFYQASMVRRHERTHTGEKPYRCSVCDKSFARSTSLLIHQNTHTGDRPYECPFCEKTFSDPSTLLQHRKMHMGLKPFHCSICNKSFSQSSSFTFHQATHTNDRPFVCSECGKAFIRSTALLKHRQTHVQKAFRCGECGKVFPKLSGLRSHQRMHAQGHRIEMELREEERSRWDVPTLRFQGHDPLPQDCPLPNLAVQPESS, from the coding sequence ATGATGATGGACAGTCCTGCAGAATgtggccagggcagggcagagttTGGCAGAGTCTTTGCTGGTTTTGTGCCCACAGAGCTGGCAGCAGTGGCAGAAATCAGCAAGCTTGCGCCTGTACTGAGAGACCGCAAGCCCATGGCAGCTGCTGGTGCCACTACTCTGATCTGTGGGGACTGTGGCAAGAGCTTTGCCAGGAAGTCAGACTTCAAAGTGCACCAGCGGATCCATACGGGCGAGAGGCCCTACAAGTGCTCCTACTGCAGCAAGGGCTTCTACCAGGCCTCCATGGTGCGGCGGCACGAGCGCACACACACTGGCGAGAAGCCCTACCGCTGCTCTGTGTGCGATAAGTCCTTCGCCCGCTCTACCTCATTGCTGATCCACCAGAACACGCATACCGGCGACCGGCCATATGAGTGTCCCTTCTGCGAGAAGACCTTCTCTGACCCTTCCACCCTGCTCCAGCATCGCAAGATGCACATGGGCCTCAAGCCCTTCCATTGCAGCATCTGCAACAAGTCCTTCAGCCAGTCATCCAGCTTCACCTTCCACCAGGCTACTCACACCAACGACCGCCCCTTTGTCTGCTCCGAGTGCGGCAAGGCCTTCATCCGCTCCACTGCCCTGCTCAAGCACCGGCAGACCCACGTCCAGAAGGCCTTTCGCTGTGGGGAGTGCGGCAAGGTTTTCCCCAAGCTCTCAGGCCTCCGCTCCCACCAGCGGATGCATGCCCAAGGTCACCGGATAGAGATGGAGTTGAGGGAGGAGGAGCGGAGCCGCTGGGACGTTCCCACGCTGAGGTTCCAAGGCCATGACCCTCTGCCCCAGGACTGTCCCCTCCCTAACTTGGCTGTGCAGCCAGAATCCAGTTGA